One stretch of Molothrus aeneus isolate 106 chromosome 2, BPBGC_Maene_1.0, whole genome shotgun sequence DNA includes these proteins:
- the LOC136571413 gene encoding acidic proline-rich protein PRP25-like, with protein sequence MRCPSPHTHRAQPGPPPTGPGTPASARPDAEPLPPPSRSTCRRTAEPGPPLRGLAVRWRRPGPPRGALGSAGGGRGGRAASGAAPAPPRPRHRARAAAGGASGHVRESRAAPAGNAPPERPGQLRNSAAERRD encoded by the coding sequence ATGCGCTGTCCGTCCCCTCACACACACCGCGCGCAGCCAGGCCCGCCGCCGACCGGCCCCGGTACGCCCGCCTCCGCCCGCCCGGACGCGGAGCCTCTCCCGCCGCCCTCCCGCAGCACCTGCCGGCGCACAGCGGAGCCGGGCCCGCCGCTCCGGGGCCTCGCGGTGCGGTGGCGGCGGCCGGGGCCGCCTCGGGGCGCGCTGGGATCcgccggcggcgggcgggggggaCGCGCCGCTTCCGGTgccgcgccggccccgccccggccgcgtCACCGGGCACGGGCAGCGGCGGGAGGCGCGTCCGGTCACGTGCGGGAAAGCCGGGCTGCACCGGCCGGGAACGCACCCCCGGAGCGCCCCGGGCAGCTCCGCAACTCTGCAGCCGAGAGAAGAGACTAA
- the C2H2orf49 gene encoding ashwin: MAAQGRARAGGGGGEEECGSGRSESELLLLHPELLSEEFLRLTLEQKNILGENDVKMDKDGLTDLYIQHAIPLPQRDLPKSRWGKMMEKKRQQNDLKSEKKSVTTVEGLRKRPLIVFDGNSTSTSIKVKKTENGAADRLKPPPAGSTTNTVRRLSVPSNASTYLSASSLSEDAKLGIRNNEAQQNNVSKTDSSVLTGLKVYPLSPIAGTTVVKLKRSVPKEESDLPNDLKPSEAKKKIQHVTWP; encoded by the exons ATGGCGGCGCAGGGAAGAGCCCGGGCGGGTGGCGGCGGTGGCGAGGAGGAGTGCGGATCTGGGCGTTCGGAGTCggagctgctgttgctgcatCCGGAGCTGCTCTCGGAGGAATTCCTGCGGCTCACCCTGGAGCAG aaaaatatattaggTGAAAATGATGTAAAGATGGACAAAGATGGGCTCACTGATCTCTATATTCAGCATGCCATTCCCCTGCCTCAGCGTGACTTGCCAAAAAGTAGATGGGGGAAAatgatggaaaagaaaagacagcAAAATGACTTGAAAAGTGAGAAGAAAAG TGTTACAACAGTGGAAGGTTTAAGGAAACGGCCATTGATTGTATTTGATGGCAATTCGACAAGTACAAGCATAAAGGTGAAAAAGACGGAGAACGGAGCTGCCGATCGCCTGAagcctcctcctgctggcagcaccacCAACACAGTTAGGAGATTATCTGTTCCTTCCAATGCCTCCACGTACCTTTCTGCCTCCAGTTTGTCAGAGGACGCTAAGCTGGGAATAAGGAATAATGAGGCTCAGCAGAACAATGTTTCAAAGACTGACAGCAGTGTGTTGACTGGTCTGAAGGTTTACCCTTTGTCTCCGATAGCAGGAACTACTGTTGTGAAGTTAAAGAGGTCTGTTCCAAAAGAGGAATCTGATTTGCCG